CACCTCCTTTCTAAGGATAAGAGTGTGGTTTGAACGGTTGGCTTAGGCCAGAACAAGATTCAAATCGCCGGAGTATCCGAGGTCGATGCTCATAACTAAACTCGCTTGCACTATTTAGTTTTCAAAGAAGATAAAGAGGTTGGAGGAATCCAACCTCTTTTTGCATGGTGCAGACATATGGTTCCGACTCCTGACAAATCAAATATCTGCGCTGTTGTTGTTACATATCACCCCGACAACAATTTTCCACAAAGAGTTAAAAGCCTCAGCGCGCAGGTCGACGTGGTGCTGATTGTCGATAACGCATCCGATCTTGATCAGAAAAAGATGATAGAGTCGATTGCCTCCCAGATAGATGCCGAGGTCGTTTGGAATAATGACAACCTCGGCGTTGCTGCCGCACTCAACACAGGCTATAATTGGGCTTCAAAAAGGGGTTATGACTGGCTTCTGACAATGGATCAGGACACGACGCTATTGGATTCGGCTATAGAATCATACAAAAAAGCGTTCACATCGTTTCCCGACTTGAAAATATGCATGATCGGCTCGAATATGAAAGACCCATTGACGCGCGAACCATATATTGAAGCTGATGTTTTTGCCAATAAAGACGCCCTGGAAGTAAAGACACTGATAACGTCCGGCACTCTTGTTTCTATTGAGGCCGCAAAAACAATAGGCATGTACAGCGAACGTTACTATATAGATTATCTGGATGCGGAGTTTTCATTAAGGGCAAGGAAGAATGGGTTTAGCAATCTCATTACCAAGGAATTCCTTATAGAGCATACAATCGGCGCGCCGCGTTATCATAAATTTCTCAGCCGCAGACTTATCACTTCTCATCACCCATCCAGCAGACGCTATTATTTGAGTAGAAACTACATTTTCCTTATCAAGGACTTTTGGCGGGAAGAACCGAAATGGCTGTTTGATCTTGGTGTAATAAAGACAAAGGAAGTAATACTCTTTCTGATGTTCGAGGAAAAAAGAGTAGATAAGCTGTGGAAGACGATTTTAGGTGCGTTTGACGGAATTGTTGGAAGAGCGGGGAAACGTTACTGAGTAT
This window of the Armatimonadota bacterium genome carries:
- a CDS encoding glycosyltransferase family 2 protein; the protein is MVPTPDKSNICAVVVTYHPDNNFPQRVKSLSAQVDVVLIVDNASDLDQKKMIESIASQIDAEVVWNNDNLGVAAALNTGYNWASKRGYDWLLTMDQDTTLLDSAIESYKKAFTSFPDLKICMIGSNMKDPLTREPYIEADVFANKDALEVKTLITSGTLVSIEAAKTIGMYSERYYIDYLDAEFSLRARKNGFSNLITKEFLIEHTIGAPRYHKFLSRRLITSHHPSSRRYYLSRNYIFLIKDFWREEPKWLFDLGVIKTKEVILFLMFEEKRVDKLWKTILGAFDGIVGRAGKRY